A single genomic interval of Streptomyces sp. 1222.5 harbors:
- a CDS encoding sensor histidine kinase, giving the protein MQRLYDFLRRHPTWVDTFWAVVLLGLSGLSVVNQHGVADQHGTIAEGMAVSAVLCVVVALRRRHPEPMLLLALATGLAQLVLDVETTAADFAMLVITYTVAAIGARWASRLALAAGLCAAVLAQIRWPDEHSSLAGQIAIAVFQTVPFALAWVLGDSMRTRRAYFAQLEERAARLEKEREAQSKVAVAAERARIARELHDVVAHNVSVMVVQADGAAYVLDAAPDQARKALETISSTGRQALAEMRRLLGVLRTGEHQESGEYVPQPDVEQIDDLVDQCRTSGLPVDFKVEGTPRPLPSGVELTAYRIVQEALTNTRKHGGPNTGASVRLVYFDDGLGLLVEDDGKGAPHELYEEGGADGQGHGLIGMRERVGMVGGTLDAGPRPGGGFRISVLLPLKPAS; this is encoded by the coding sequence GTGCAGCGCCTCTACGACTTCCTCCGCCGCCACCCGACCTGGGTCGACACCTTCTGGGCCGTCGTCCTGCTCGGGCTGTCCGGCCTGAGCGTGGTCAACCAGCACGGGGTGGCCGACCAGCACGGCACGATCGCCGAGGGGATGGCCGTGTCGGCGGTCCTGTGCGTCGTCGTCGCGCTGCGCCGCCGCCACCCCGAGCCGATGCTGCTGCTCGCCCTCGCGACCGGACTGGCCCAGCTGGTCCTGGACGTCGAGACGACCGCCGCGGACTTCGCGATGCTGGTGATCACTTACACGGTCGCGGCGATCGGTGCCCGCTGGGCCTCCCGGCTCGCCCTGGCCGCCGGTCTCTGCGCGGCGGTCCTCGCGCAGATCCGCTGGCCGGACGAGCACAGCAGTCTCGCCGGGCAGATCGCGATAGCCGTCTTCCAGACGGTGCCCTTCGCCCTGGCCTGGGTGCTCGGCGACTCCATGCGCACCAGGCGGGCCTACTTCGCCCAGCTGGAGGAGCGCGCGGCCCGGCTGGAGAAGGAACGCGAGGCGCAGTCGAAGGTGGCGGTCGCCGCCGAACGCGCCCGCATCGCGCGCGAGCTGCACGACGTCGTCGCGCACAACGTGTCGGTGATGGTCGTGCAGGCCGACGGCGCCGCCTACGTCCTCGACGCCGCCCCCGACCAGGCCAGGAAGGCCCTGGAGACGATCTCCTCCACCGGCCGCCAGGCCCTCGCCGAGATGCGCCGCCTGCTGGGCGTGCTGCGCACCGGGGAGCACCAGGAGAGCGGGGAGTACGTCCCGCAGCCCGACGTCGAGCAGATCGACGACCTCGTCGACCAGTGCCGCACCTCCGGCCTCCCCGTCGACTTCAAGGTCGAGGGCACCCCGCGCCCGCTGCCCAGCGGCGTGGAGCTGACCGCCTACCGGATCGTGCAGGAGGCGCTCACCAACACCCGCAAGCACGGCGGGCCCAACACCGGCGCGAGCGTCCGGCTGGTCTACTTCGACGACGGGCTCGGCCTCCTCGTGGAGGACGACGGCAAGGGCGCCCCGCACGAGCTGTACGAGGAGGGCGGCGCGGACGGCCAGGGGCACGGCCTGATCGGCATGCGCGAGCGGGTCGGGATGGTCGGCGGCACCCTGGACGCCGGCCCGCGCCCGGGCGGAGGATTCCGCATCAGCGTCCTGCTGCCGCTCAAGCCCGCCTCCTGA
- the folB gene encoding dihydroneopterin aldolase has translation MDRVALRGLKARGHHGVFPKEREEGQTFIVDLVLGLDTRPAAADDDLAKTVHYGIVAEEVVAVVEGEPVNLIETLAERIAQTCLKHEGVQEIEVCVHKPDAPITVPFDDVTVTITRSRV, from the coding sequence GTGGATCGTGTCGCGCTGCGCGGCCTCAAGGCCCGCGGGCACCACGGTGTGTTCCCCAAGGAGCGCGAGGAGGGCCAGACCTTCATCGTCGACCTCGTCCTCGGCCTGGACACCCGGCCGGCCGCGGCCGACGACGACCTGGCGAAGACCGTGCACTACGGCATCGTGGCCGAGGAGGTCGTGGCCGTGGTCGAGGGCGAGCCGGTGAACCTCATCGAGACGCTCGCCGAGCGGATCGCCCAGACCTGCCTGAAGCACGAAGGGGTCCAGGAGATCGAGGTCTGCGTCCACAAGCCGGACGCGCCGATCACCGTCCCCTTCGACGACGTGACCGTCACCATCACCCGGAGCCGAGTATGA
- a CDS encoding PH domain-containing protein: protein MSSPDGDGGIPEHPSVTEHRLHPVTPFRRAWAPVTVLAGWAVHDPNGTQEQLARLTSTMLLVGLAVLVPVAGLYGFLSWWFTHYSVTGTELRIRTGLLFRRTAHIRLERIQAVDVSRPLLARVAGVAKLRIDVVGTDDKDELAFLGERDARALRAELLARAAGFAPESAAEVGEAPARALVHVPPRELVRALLLTGATWGSLCAALVVPAVLWFTTHNPWSVLASALPLLGAAGASSVGRFVTEFDWTVSESPDGLRIDHGLLDRAHETVPPGRVQTVRIVEPLLWRRIDRVRVELDVAGSANSVLLPVVPRAVAESVVARVLPGAAVPGELSRSPRRAHWNVPVWWRGHHLAVTGAVFATRSGLLCRRLSLVPHAKVQSVRLTQGPWERLWRLADVHVDTGAGKTVTARLRDAEEARRLLREQAERSRTGRRGALPDRWMTG, encoded by the coding sequence GTGAGCTCCCCGGACGGCGACGGCGGCATACCGGAGCACCCGTCCGTCACCGAGCACCGGCTGCATCCGGTCACGCCCTTCCGCCGGGCGTGGGCGCCGGTCACCGTCCTGGCCGGCTGGGCGGTGCACGACCCGAACGGCACCCAGGAGCAGCTGGCGCGGCTGACCTCCACCATGCTCCTCGTGGGGCTGGCCGTGCTGGTGCCGGTGGCCGGTCTGTACGGCTTCCTGTCCTGGTGGTTCACGCACTACTCGGTGACCGGCACCGAACTGCGCATCCGCACCGGGCTGCTGTTCCGGCGCACCGCGCACATCCGGCTGGAACGCATCCAGGCCGTGGACGTCTCCCGTCCCCTCCTCGCGCGCGTGGCGGGCGTCGCGAAGCTGCGGATCGACGTCGTCGGCACCGACGACAAGGACGAGCTCGCCTTCCTGGGCGAGCGGGACGCGCGCGCCCTGCGCGCGGAACTGCTCGCGCGCGCGGCCGGTTTCGCGCCCGAGAGCGCCGCCGAAGTCGGTGAGGCCCCGGCCCGCGCGCTGGTGCACGTGCCTCCCCGCGAGCTGGTGCGCGCCCTGCTGCTGACCGGCGCCACCTGGGGCTCGCTGTGCGCCGCACTCGTCGTGCCGGCCGTGCTGTGGTTCACCACGCACAACCCGTGGAGCGTGCTCGCCAGCGCCCTGCCCCTGCTCGGCGCGGCCGGCGCGAGCAGCGTGGGGCGGTTCGTCACCGAGTTCGACTGGACGGTGAGCGAGTCCCCGGACGGACTGCGCATCGACCACGGGCTGCTCGACCGCGCGCACGAGACGGTGCCGCCCGGCCGGGTGCAGACCGTGCGGATCGTGGAGCCCCTGCTGTGGCGGCGCATCGACCGGGTCCGGGTCGAGCTGGACGTGGCCGGGTCCGCGAACTCGGTCCTGCTGCCCGTCGTCCCGCGCGCGGTCGCCGAGTCGGTCGTCGCGCGCGTGCTGCCCGGTGCGGCCGTGCCCGGTGAGCTGTCGCGGTCGCCCCGGCGGGCCCACTGGAACGTGCCGGTGTGGTGGCGCGGACACCACCTCGCCGTCACCGGCGCCGTGTTCGCGACCCGGAGCGGTCTGCTGTGCCGCCGGCTGTCGCTGGTCCCGCACGCCAAGGTGCAGAGTGTACGGCTCACCCAGGGGCCCTGGGAGCGCCTGTGGCGGCTCGCCGACGTGCACGTGGACACCGGGGCCGGAAAGACCGTGACGGCGCGGCTGCGGGACGCCGAGGAGGCCCGGCGGCTGCTGCGCGAGCAGGCGGAGCGGTCCCGCACCGGACGCCGGGGCGCGCTCCCCGACCGCTGGATGACCGGCTGA
- a CDS encoding nuclear transport factor 2 family protein, with product MSAPHTDVEQVEAANTAFYEALERGDFEEVSSLWLTPADLGVDEEYHDPADTGVISCVHPGWPVLTGRGEVLRSYALIMANTDYIQFFLTDVHVSVTGDTALVTCTENILSGGPAPEEGAELGPLVGQLVVATNVFRRSPSGWKLWSHHASPVLAETDDSDDGDSGVNGTDPDDGTLA from the coding sequence GTGAGCGCCCCCCACACCGACGTCGAGCAGGTCGAGGCCGCCAACACCGCCTTCTACGAGGCGCTCGAACGCGGCGATTTCGAGGAGGTCTCCTCGCTCTGGCTCACCCCCGCCGACCTGGGCGTCGACGAGGAGTACCACGACCCCGCGGACACCGGCGTGATCTCCTGCGTCCACCCGGGCTGGCCGGTGCTCACCGGCCGCGGCGAGGTCCTCAGGTCGTACGCCCTGATCATGGCCAACACCGACTACATCCAGTTCTTCCTCACCGACGTGCACGTCTCCGTGACCGGCGACACCGCCCTCGTGACCTGCACCGAGAACATCCTCAGCGGCGGCCCCGCCCCTGAGGAGGGGGCGGAACTGGGACCCCTGGTCGGCCAGCTCGTCGTCGCCACCAACGTGTTCCGGCGCTCGCCCTCCGGCTGGAAACTCTGGTCGCACCACGCCTCCCCCGTCCTCGCCGAGACCGATGACTCGGACGACGGGGACAGCGGCGTGAACGGCACCGACCCGGACGACGGCACCCTCGCCTGA
- a CDS encoding PH domain-containing protein, whose amino-acid sequence METGSPDGTGIPGDELVWRGLRPALVRVRRLLLALWAGVLALATGLLLNLFAGPAWASLALLPLALGAWCWWLVERNWRSWRYAERADDLLISRGVLWHEETVVPYGRMQLVEVTSGPLERRFGLATVQLHTAAAATDATIPGLDPAEAERLRDRLTELGEARSAGL is encoded by the coding sequence ATGGAGACGGGGAGCCCTGACGGGACCGGAATACCGGGGGACGAGTTGGTGTGGCGGGGGCTGCGGCCCGCCCTGGTGCGGGTGCGCCGGCTGCTGCTGGCCCTGTGGGCGGGGGTGCTCGCGCTCGCGACGGGACTGCTGCTGAACCTGTTCGCGGGTCCCGCGTGGGCGTCCCTCGCCCTGCTGCCCCTGGCCCTGGGCGCCTGGTGCTGGTGGCTGGTGGAGCGCAACTGGCGCTCCTGGCGGTACGCCGAGCGCGCCGACGACCTGCTGATCAGCCGCGGTGTGCTGTGGCACGAGGAGACGGTCGTGCCGTACGGGCGGATGCAGCTGGTGGAGGTGACCTCCGGGCCCCTGGAGCGGCGCTTCGGGCTGGCCACCGTGCAGCTGCACACGGCGGCAGCCGCGACCGACGCGACCATCCCCGGCCTGGACCCGGCCGAGGCGGAGCGGCTGCGCGACCGGCTCACCGAGCTGGGCGAGGCCCGATCGGCGGGGCTGTGA
- a CDS encoding esterase family protein, protein MGLTSNKVLVLAMFFAAVLFVGTVWLWPRLARQNWRTVSGRVGLLLATQLALFACVGLAANQAFGFYASWADLFGKETDQGIVVDHTAHGSTGGPLQVVSTSDVPGGRGSRPETAGQIQKVDIVGRTSRIAAPAYVYLPPEYFQPQYRTRTFPVGVVLTGYPGTAESLVNKLNYPRTAQQLAKDGRMQPMILVMMRPSVAPPRDTECVNVPGGPQVETFFARDLPEAVLAHYRVGKRPGSWGVIGDSTGGYCALKFAMHHPRVYAAGAGLSPYYKALIDPTTGDLFHGDRNLENHADLWWFIKHRPAPDTSLLVTSSKVGERNYRSTLTFIQGVQATNLTRISSIILDSGGHNFNTWKREIPPALQWLSGRLTDR, encoded by the coding sequence ATGGGTCTCACGAGCAACAAAGTGCTGGTGCTGGCGATGTTCTTCGCCGCCGTGCTGTTCGTCGGCACAGTGTGGCTGTGGCCGCGCCTGGCCCGGCAGAACTGGCGTACCGTCAGCGGGCGGGTCGGCCTGCTGCTGGCCACCCAGCTGGCACTGTTCGCGTGCGTCGGCCTCGCGGCCAACCAGGCCTTCGGCTTCTACGCCAGCTGGGCCGACCTGTTCGGCAAGGAGACCGATCAGGGGATCGTCGTCGACCACACGGCGCACGGCAGCACCGGCGGTCCGCTGCAGGTGGTCTCCACGTCCGACGTGCCGGGCGGGCGCGGTTCGCGGCCGGAGACGGCCGGGCAGATCCAGAAGGTCGACATCGTCGGCCGGACGAGCCGCATCGCCGCTCCGGCGTACGTGTACCTGCCGCCGGAGTACTTCCAGCCGCAGTACCGCACGCGTACGTTCCCGGTGGGCGTCGTCCTGACCGGTTACCCCGGTACGGCGGAGTCGCTGGTCAACAAGTTGAACTACCCGCGTACGGCACAGCAGCTGGCCAAGGACGGGCGGATGCAGCCGATGATCCTGGTGATGATGCGGCCGTCCGTGGCGCCCCCGCGGGACACCGAGTGCGTGAACGTGCCGGGCGGCCCGCAGGTGGAGACGTTCTTCGCCAGGGATCTGCCGGAGGCCGTGCTCGCGCACTACCGGGTCGGGAAGCGGCCGGGCAGCTGGGGGGTCATCGGAGACTCCACGGGCGGTTACTGCGCGCTGAAGTTCGCCATGCACCATCCCCGGGTGTACGCGGCCGGCGCGGGCCTGTCCCCGTACTACAAGGCGCTGATCGACCCCACGACCGGCGACCTCTTCCACGGTGACCGGAATCTGGAGAACCATGCCGACCTGTGGTGGTTCATCAAGCACCGCCCGGCGCCGGACACCTCGCTGCTCGTCACCAGCAGCAAGGTCGGCGAGCGCAACTACCGGTCCACGCTCACGTTCATACAGGGTGTGCAGGCCACGAACCTGACCCGGATCTCGTCGATCATCCTGGACAGCGGCGGGCACAACTTCAACACCTGGAAGCGCGAGATCCCCCCGGCGCTCCAGTGGCTGAGCGGCCGGCTCACCGACCGCTGA
- a CDS encoding NADH-quinone oxidoreductase subunit D yields MTPTTETTVGIGGAAESTDMVLNIGPQHPSTHGVLRLRLVLDGERIVHAEPVIGYMHRGAEKLFEARDYRQIVMLANRHDWLSAFSNELGVVLAVERMLGMEVPERAVWTRTLLAELNRVLNHLMFLGSYPLELGGITPVFYAFREREVLQNVMEEVSGGRMHYMFNRVGGLKEDLPAGWTARAREAVAAVRSRMDVFDDLVLGNEIFRGRTRGVGVLSPEAVHAYGVSGPIARGSGVDFDLRRDEPYLAYGDLQDTLKVVTRSEGDCLARFEVLLEQTHNALDLADACLDRFAQLPPGPINQRLPKVLKAPEGHTYAWTENPLGINGYYLVSKGEKTPYRLKLRSASYNNIQVLTELLPGTLVADMVAILGSMFFVVGDIDK; encoded by the coding sequence ATGACTCCTACGACGGAGACCACGGTCGGGATCGGCGGCGCCGCGGAGAGCACCGACATGGTGCTGAACATCGGGCCCCAGCACCCGTCCACGCACGGCGTGCTGCGGCTCAGGCTCGTGCTGGACGGGGAGCGCATCGTGCACGCGGAGCCGGTGATCGGCTACATGCACCGCGGTGCCGAGAAGCTCTTCGAGGCGCGCGACTACCGGCAGATCGTCATGCTGGCCAACCGCCACGACTGGCTGTCGGCGTTCTCGAACGAGCTGGGCGTCGTCCTCGCCGTGGAGCGCATGCTCGGCATGGAGGTCCCGGAGCGCGCGGTGTGGACGCGCACGCTGCTCGCCGAGCTGAACCGGGTGCTGAACCATCTGATGTTCCTCGGTTCCTACCCGCTGGAGCTGGGCGGGATCACGCCGGTGTTCTACGCGTTCCGGGAGCGCGAGGTGCTCCAGAACGTCATGGAGGAGGTCTCCGGCGGGCGGATGCACTACATGTTCAACCGCGTCGGCGGCCTCAAGGAGGACCTGCCGGCCGGATGGACCGCACGCGCGCGTGAGGCCGTCGCCGCCGTCCGTTCCCGCATGGACGTCTTCGACGACCTGGTGCTCGGCAACGAGATCTTCCGGGGCCGCACGCGCGGGGTGGGGGTACTCTCGCCCGAGGCCGTGCACGCCTACGGCGTGAGCGGGCCCATCGCGCGCGGCTCGGGGGTCGACTTCGACCTGCGCCGCGACGAGCCGTACCTGGCCTACGGCGACCTCCAGGACACCCTGAAGGTCGTCACCCGGAGCGAGGGCGACTGCCTCGCGCGGTTCGAGGTGCTGCTGGAGCAGACCCACAACGCGCTGGACCTCGCCGACGCCTGCCTGGACCGGTTCGCGCAGCTCCCGCCGGGCCCGATCAACCAGCGGCTGCCCAAGGTGCTGAAGGCGCCCGAGGGGCACACGTACGCGTGGACCGAGAATCCGCTCGGGATCAACGGCTACTACCTGGTCAGCAAGGGCGAGAAGACGCCGTACCGGCTGAAGCTGCGCTCGGCGTCGTACAACAACATCCAGGTGCTGACCGAGCTGCTGCCGGGGACGCTGGTGGCGGACATGGTGGCGATCCTGGGCTCGATGTTCTTCGTGGTCGGGGACATCGACAAGTAG
- a CDS encoding phosphatidylglycerol lysyltransferase domain-containing protein produces the protein MSGGVPGRSSRARRMLRGPRPEAVPALVARAAAIVGVLDIAAGVFPRFRHSRMHAIAEVLPGSFGPFAAALSLSAGVLLLLLAHGLKRRKRRAWRAAVALLPAGAAAQFAYRHSLVGVLIAVALLVPLLRHRDEFAALPDPRSRWRALANFVLMSAGSLLLGLVIVNVHPHRTIGDPSLADRLTHVVYGLFGFEGPVDYQGNTSWTVAFSLGALGWITAVTTIYLAFRPEHPAARLTEEDEEKLRALLVKHGGRDSLGHFALRRDKAVVFSPSGKAAVTYRVVSGVMLASGDPIGDVEAWPGAIERFMDEAKAHSWTPAVMGCSETGGEVWTRETGLDALELGDEAVVDVADFSLAGRAMRNVRQMVKRIERAGYETRVRRIRDLGEAELDRIRRAAEDWRGTDTERGFSMALGRIGDAADGDCLIATAHKQDEEPGEYGDLKAVLHFVPWGEDGASLDLMRRDRAADPGMNELLIVAALQAAPRFGITRVSLNFAMFRSALARGEKIGAGPVLRAWRGLLVFLSRWFQIESLYKFNAKFQPRWEPRFVVYRVSGDLPRIGFAAMQAEGFVDLALPVPRFLRRRRAAGRRPCAHAVPERDVRAA, from the coding sequence ATGTCGGGCGGGGTTCCGGGCCGATCAAGCCGGGCGCGGCGCATGCTGCGCGGCCCGCGCCCCGAGGCCGTCCCCGCACTGGTCGCCAGGGCGGCCGCGATCGTGGGCGTCCTGGACATCGCGGCGGGCGTGTTCCCGCGCTTCCGGCACAGCCGTATGCACGCCATAGCCGAGGTGCTGCCGGGTTCCTTCGGCCCCTTCGCCGCCGCGCTCTCGCTGAGCGCGGGCGTGCTGTTGCTGCTGCTGGCGCACGGCCTCAAGCGGCGCAAGCGCCGGGCATGGCGCGCCGCGGTGGCGCTGCTGCCGGCCGGAGCGGCGGCCCAGTTCGCCTACCGGCACTCGCTCGTCGGCGTGCTCATCGCGGTCGCCCTGCTGGTGCCGCTGCTGCGCCACCGGGACGAGTTCGCGGCCCTGCCCGACCCCCGCAGCCGCTGGCGCGCGCTCGCCAACTTCGTCCTGATGAGCGCCGGTTCCCTGCTGCTCGGCCTGGTCATCGTCAACGTCCACCCGCACCGGACGATCGGCGACCCGAGCCTCGCCGACCGGCTGACGCACGTCGTCTACGGCCTGTTCGGCTTCGAGGGCCCGGTCGACTACCAGGGCAACACCTCCTGGACCGTGGCCTTCTCCCTCGGCGCCCTCGGCTGGATCACCGCGGTCACCACCATCTACCTGGCCTTCCGCCCCGAGCACCCGGCCGCGCGGCTCACCGAGGAGGACGAGGAGAAGCTGCGGGCCCTGCTGGTCAAGCACGGCGGCCGCGACTCCCTCGGCCACTTCGCGCTGCGCCGCGACAAGGCCGTCGTCTTCTCCCCCAGCGGCAAGGCGGCCGTCACCTACCGCGTCGTCTCCGGGGTGATGCTCGCGAGCGGCGACCCCATCGGCGACGTCGAGGCCTGGCCGGGCGCCATCGAACGCTTCATGGACGAGGCCAAGGCCCACTCCTGGACCCCGGCGGTCATGGGCTGCTCGGAGACGGGCGGCGAGGTGTGGACCCGTGAGACCGGTCTGGACGCGCTCGAACTGGGCGACGAGGCGGTGGTCGACGTCGCGGATTTCTCGCTCGCCGGACGCGCGATGCGCAACGTGCGCCAGATGGTCAAGCGCATCGAGCGGGCCGGCTACGAAACCCGGGTACGGCGCATCCGTGACCTCGGCGAGGCCGAACTGGACCGCATCCGCCGGGCGGCGGAGGACTGGCGCGGCACCGACACCGAACGCGGCTTCTCCATGGCGCTCGGCCGCATCGGGGACGCGGCCGACGGCGACTGCCTGATCGCCACCGCCCACAAGCAGGACGAGGAGCCCGGCGAGTACGGCGACCTGAAGGCGGTCCTGCACTTCGTCCCCTGGGGCGAGGACGGCGCCTCCCTGGACCTCATGCGCCGCGACCGCGCCGCCGACCCCGGCATGAACGAACTGCTCATCGTCGCCGCGCTGCAGGCCGCCCCCAGGTTCGGCATCACCCGCGTCTCGCTGAACTTCGCGATGTTCCGCTCCGCCCTCGCGCGCGGGGAGAAGATCGGCGCCGGACCGGTGCTGCGTGCCTGGCGCGGACTGCTGGTGTTCCTCTCGCGCTGGTTCCAGATCGAGTCGCTCTACAAGTTCAACGCCAAATTCCAGCCACGCTGGGAGCCCCGCTTCGTGGTCTACCGCGTCTCCGGCGACCTGCCGCGCATCGGCTTCGCCGCGATGCAGGCCGAGGGCTTCGTCGACCTCGCCCTGCCGGTGCCGCGTTTCCTGCGCCGGCGCCGGGCGGCCGGCCGGCGCCCCTGCGCGCACGCCGTGCCCGAGCGTGACGTCCGGGCCGCCTGA
- the folK gene encoding 2-amino-4-hydroxy-6-hydroxymethyldihydropteridine diphosphokinase, whose product MTRSFLQGHSDPTVQPVPASVVERVDAADTTLQNPKWAVISIGSNLGNRLETLQGAVDALEDTPGVRVKAVSPVYETEPWGVEPGSQPSYFNAVVVLKTTLPPASLLERAHAVEEAFNRVRDERWGPRTLDVDIVSYADVTSDDPHLTLPHPRAHERAFVLAPWHDVDPQAQLPGRGTVATLLAAVTREGVEARADLELRLPE is encoded by the coding sequence ATGACCCGATCCTTCCTTCAGGGTCACAGCGACCCGACCGTCCAGCCGGTGCCCGCCTCGGTCGTCGAGCGGGTGGACGCCGCCGACACGACCCTGCAGAACCCGAAATGGGCCGTGATCTCCATCGGCTCCAACCTCGGCAACCGCCTGGAGACCCTCCAGGGCGCCGTCGACGCCCTGGAGGACACCCCCGGCGTCCGTGTGAAGGCCGTCTCCCCGGTCTACGAGACCGAGCCGTGGGGCGTCGAGCCCGGCAGCCAGCCGTCGTACTTCAACGCGGTCGTGGTCCTCAAGACCACCCTGCCCCCCGCCTCGCTGCTGGAGCGTGCGCATGCCGTCGAGGAGGCCTTCAACCGCGTCCGCGACGAACGCTGGGGCCCGCGCACCCTGGACGTCGACATCGTTTCCTACGCCGACGTCACCTCGGACGACCCGCACCTCACCCTGCCCCACCCGCGCGCCCACGAGCGGGCCTTCGTCCTCGCCCCCTGGCACGACGTGGACCCGCAGGCGCAGCTGCCCGGCCGCGGCACCGTGGCCACCCTGCTCGCGGCCGTGACCCGCGAAGGCGTGGAGGCACGCGCGGACCTGGAACTCCGACTGCCCGAGTAG
- the folP gene encoding dihydropteroate synthase — protein MNNLSGRGRVTGLPAWDRCAVMGVVNVTPDSFSDGGRWFDTTAAVKHGLDLVAEGADLVDVGGESTRPGATRVDEAEELRRVIPVVRGLASEGVAVSVDTMRATVAEQSLKAGAALVNDVSGGLADPAMIPVVADAGAPFVVMHWRGFLEGGNVRGTYEDVVAEVVDELHARVDAVLAGGISPDRIVVDPGLGFSKEADHDLTLLAHLDRLHTLGHPLLVAASRKRFLGRVLAGPEGAPPPARERDAATAAVSALAAQAGAWAVRVHEVRATADAVRVARAVEGARTVGPARSADSGRGAEGSR, from the coding sequence ATGAACAACCTCAGCGGGCGCGGACGAGTGACGGGTCTTCCGGCATGGGACCGGTGCGCGGTCATGGGAGTCGTGAACGTGACCCCCGATTCCTTCTCCGACGGCGGCCGCTGGTTCGACACGACCGCCGCCGTCAAGCACGGCCTCGACCTGGTCGCCGAGGGCGCGGACCTGGTCGACGTGGGCGGCGAGTCCACCCGCCCCGGCGCCACGCGCGTGGACGAGGCCGAGGAACTGCGCCGTGTCATCCCCGTCGTGCGCGGCCTCGCCTCCGAGGGCGTGGCCGTCTCCGTCGACACCATGCGCGCCACCGTCGCCGAGCAGTCCCTCAAGGCCGGCGCCGCCCTCGTCAACGACGTCAGTGGCGGCCTCGCCGACCCCGCGATGATCCCGGTGGTCGCCGACGCGGGCGCCCCGTTCGTCGTCATGCACTGGCGCGGCTTCCTCGAGGGCGGCAACGTCAGGGGCACGTACGAGGACGTCGTCGCCGAGGTCGTGGACGAGCTGCACGCGCGCGTGGACGCCGTCCTGGCGGGCGGCATCAGCCCCGACCGCATCGTCGTCGACCCGGGCCTCGGCTTCTCCAAGGAGGCCGACCACGACCTCACTCTCCTCGCCCACCTCGACCGGCTGCACACCCTGGGTCATCCCCTGCTGGTCGCCGCCTCCCGCAAGCGGTTCCTCGGCCGGGTCCTCGCCGGCCCGGAGGGGGCGCCACCGCCCGCCCGGGAGCGCGACGCCGCCACGGCCGCCGTCTCCGCGCTCGCGGCGCAGGCCGGCGCGTGGGCGGTGCGCGTCCACGAGGTGCGCGCCACCGCGGACGCGGTACGGGTCGCACGGGCCGTCGAAGGGGCGCGCACCGTCGGACCGGCGCGGAGCGCGGACAGCGGGCGCGGGGCGGAAGGAAGCCGGTGA
- a CDS encoding SAM-dependent methyltransferase, with product MTDETTAGAEGPRAGGGPRGWRTAAGTALYGPGGFYRRPEGPAGHFRTSVHASPLFAGAVARLLCRVDEALGRPPVLDFVDMGAGRGELVAGVLAALPAEVAARARGYAVEIAHRPARPDGRITWLSEPPDAVTGLLFANEWLDNVPVDVAEVDSSGVPRLVLVADDGSERLGAPVGGAEADWLARWWPLPAEEGLRAEIGLPRDRAWADAVATVVRGLAVAADYAHTVDTRPPFGTLTGFREGRETAPVPDGSCDITAHVALDACAAAGASRDLAEPGPGKAQSPEEAARGLPAARLLTQRDALRALQITGARPPLALASTDPAAYVRALAGAGEAAELTAPGGLGDFGWLLQPVGIPDPLA from the coding sequence GTGACGGATGAGACGACCGCGGGAGCGGAGGGCCCCCGCGCGGGTGGCGGCCCGCGCGGCTGGCGGACGGCGGCCGGGACGGCGCTGTACGGGCCCGGCGGCTTCTACCGGCGCCCGGAGGGCCCGGCCGGCCACTTCCGTACGTCCGTGCACGCCTCCCCGCTGTTCGCGGGGGCCGTGGCCCGGCTGCTGTGCCGGGTCGACGAGGCGCTGGGCCGGCCCCCGGTGCTGGACTTCGTCGACATGGGCGCCGGACGGGGGGAGCTGGTCGCCGGGGTGCTCGCCGCCCTGCCCGCCGAGGTGGCCGCCCGCGCGCGCGGGTACGCCGTCGAGATCGCCCACCGTCCGGCCCGCCCGGACGGACGGATCACCTGGCTGAGCGAGCCCCCGGACGCCGTCACCGGGCTGCTGTTCGCCAACGAGTGGCTGGACAACGTCCCCGTGGACGTCGCCGAGGTGGACTCCTCGGGCGTGCCCCGGCTGGTGCTGGTCGCGGACGACGGCTCCGAACGCCTCGGGGCGCCCGTGGGCGGCGCGGAGGCGGACTGGCTGGCGCGGTGGTGGCCGCTGCCGGCCGAGGAGGGGCTGCGGGCGGAGATCGGACTGCCCCGGGACCGGGCCTGGGCGGACGCCGTCGCCACCGTGGTGCGCGGGCTCGCCGTGGCCGCGGACTACGCGCACACCGTGGACACGCGCCCCCCGTTCGGCACGCTCACCGGCTTCCGGGAGGGCCGCGAGACGGCGCCCGTACCGGACGGCTCCTGCGACATCACCGCGCACGTGGCCTTGGACGCGTGCGCGGCGGCCGGCGCGTCGCGCGACCTCGCCGAGCCTGGACCGGGCAAGGCACAGAGCCCCGAGGAAGCGGCGCGTGGGCTGCCCGCCGCGCGCCTTCTCACGCAACGCGACGCCCTGCGCGCGCTGCAGATCACCGGCGCACGCCCCCCGCTGGCGCTGGCCTCGACGGACCCGGCCGCCTACGTGCGCGCGCTGGCGGGTGCCGGCGAGGCCGCCGAGCTCACCGCCCCGGGCGGCCTCGGCGACTTCGGCTGGCTGCTCCAGCCGGTCGGCATCCCCGACCCGCTCGCCTGA